The following coding sequences lie in one Euhalothece natronophila Z-M001 genomic window:
- the rplQ gene encoding 50S ribosomal protein L17 → MRHRRRVKKLGRPADQRRALLRSLTTELIRHGQITTTKARAKAVRSEVDKIITLAKDGSLAARRQALGYLYDKNLVHALFENVQERYGDRNGGYTRVSRTIRRRGDNAEMAVIELV, encoded by the coding sequence ATGCGCCATCGTCGTCGTGTGAAAAAATTAGGTCGCCCGGCTGATCAACGTCGGGCTTTGTTGCGTTCTTTGACAACAGAGCTAATTAGACACGGGCAAATTACAACCACTAAAGCGCGGGCGAAGGCAGTTCGTTCCGAGGTAGATAAAATTATTACCCTCGCTAAGGATGGCTCTTTGGCAGCCCGTCGGCAAGCCCTTGGCTACTTGTATGATAAAAACTTGGTTCATGCCTTGTTTGAAAACGTACAGGAGCGATACGGTGATCGCAATGGGGGTTACACTCGCGTATCAAGAACCATTCGCAGACGGGGCGATAATGCAGAAATGGCAGTGATTGAACTGGTTTAA